Proteins encoded in a region of the Anopheles aquasalis chromosome 2, idAnoAquaMG_Q_19, whole genome shotgun sequence genome:
- the LOC126569818 gene encoding leucine-rich melanocyte differentiation-associated protein-like, with translation MLLTKLEIAVGNPTLKRKYSGSGYAEQRKKMEAINWNKIMYISQEEKLIYFDQKTYKLPEAILSLYADRVRHLDLSHNKLSSFDALELFPYLEELVLDNNYLTDEIIFPAQLNHVKLLSLNNNKFKNLDLLLTKLSLCFPNLEYLSLLGNPACPCHLLNLKYTEYDYQKYRLYIIRQLPQLRFLDGQRVKKMERDFVRCQLENYGETSENESNTVARRKSNALKHLYTAVSAGLGLRRKPPPVYSPLPETLREVGDHRGAYGRCRYRYVGAQSEGNRFILNTDL, from the exons ATGTTACTCACAAAGCTGGAAATAGCAGTCGGAAATCCTACCCTGAAGCGGAAGTACAGTGGCAGTGGTTACGCAGagcagaggaaaaaaatggaagccatCAATTGGAACAAAATCATGTACATCtcccaggaggagaag CTGATTTACTTCGATCAGAAGACGTACAAACTGCCGGAAGCGATACTGTCGCTGTATGCCGACCGGGTGCGCCATCTGGATCTTAGCCACAACAAGTTGTCCTCGTTCGATGCACTCGAGCTGTTCCCGTACCTGGAGGAGCTTGTGCTGGACAACAACTATCTTACGGACGAGATCATCTTTCCAGCACAGCTCAACCACGTGAAGCTGTTGTCGCTCAACAATAACAAG ttcaAGAATCTCGATCTGCTGCTaaccaagctttcgctgtgcTTTCCGAATCTCGAGTATCTCAGTCTGCTCGGTAATCCCGCGTGTCCCTGCCATCTGCTGAACCTCAAGTACACCGAGTACGACTATCAAAAGTATCG GCTCTATATTATCCGACAGCTACCCCAGCTGCGCTTTCTGGACGGCCAGCGGGTGAAAAAGATGGAGCGAGATTTTGTGCGCTGCCAGCTGGAGAACTACGGTGAAACGAGCGAGAACGAAAGCAACACCGTTGCGAGGCGCAAGAGCAACGCACTGAAGCATCTGTACACGGCCGTCAGTGCAGGGTTGGGATTGCGCCGGAAGCCGCCACCGGTGTACAGTCCGCTACCGGAGACGTTGCGCGAAGTAGGCGATCATCGGGGAGCGTACGGACGGTGCCGCTATCGGTACGTGGGCGCCCAGTCCGAGGGAAACCGCTTCATACTCAACACCGACCTCTGA
- the LOC126569810 gene encoding bifunctional purine biosynthesis protein ATIC encodes MASGKIALVSVSDKSGLVEFVKQLNDLGLKLVASGGTAKTIRDQGLPVRDVSEITGAPEMLGGRVKTLHPAVHAAILARTTESDQRDIRQQAYELTQIVVCNLYPFGLTISKPDVTIAEAVENIDIGGVTLLRAAAKNHQRVTVVCDPKDYGRVVEEIRTHGDTTEATRQVLALKAFTHTAEYDALISDYFRKQYAAGVSQLNLRYGMNPHQKPAQLYTALERLPLKVVNASPGFINLCDALNGWQLVRELKRALGLPAATSFKHVSPAGAAVGVPLTVEQAKLCMVDDMLDSLTPLATAYARARGADRMSSFGDFVALSDTCDLATAKIISREVSDGIIAPGYTEEALEVLRKKKNGSYCVLQIDPTYEPGPVERKTLFGLQLEQRRNDADIGKALFTNIVSKSKTLPEGALRDLIVATIALKYTQSNSVCYAKDGQVVGIGAGQQSRIHCTRLAGDKVDNWWLRQHPRVASMQFRKGVKRAEISNAIDNYVNGTVGKDMPVAQFEAMLEKVPAALTQDDRDRWNRELKGVSIGSDAFFPFRDNVDRAVLSGVSYIAAPAGSTNDAGVIDACNEHGIVMVHTNLRLFHH; translated from the exons atggcTAGTGGTAAAATAG CTCTCGTCAGTGTCTCGGACAAGTCCGGTTTGGTGGAGTTCGTTAAGCAGCTGAACGATCTCGGCCTGAAGCTGGTAGCGAGCGGTGGAACAGCGAAAACGATCCGCGATCAGGGGCTCCCGGTTCGAGATGTCTCCGAGATAACCGGTGCACCGGAGATGCTGGGTGGACGAGTGAAAACCCTGCACCCGGCCGTGCATGCAGCCATCCTGGCCCGTACCACTGAGTCCGATCAGCGCGATATCCGGCAGCAGGCTTACGAGCTGACCCAGATCGTCGTTTGCAATCTGTACCCGTTCGGGTTGACCATCTCGAAGCCCGACGTAACGATAGCGGAAGCGGTGGAGAACATCGACATCGGTGGCGTGACATTGTTGCGTGCGGCCGCGAAAAACCATCAGCGTGTGACGGTCGTCTGTGATCCGAAGGATTACGGgcgggtggtggaggaaattCGTACGCATGGTGACACGACGGAAGCAACGCGCCAAGTGCTCGCCCTCAAGGCATTCACGCATACGGCCGAGTACGATGCACTCATTTCCGATTACTTCCGCAAACAGTACGCGGCCGGTGTGTCGCAGCTGAACCTGCGGTACGGTATGAACCCGCACCAGAAACCGGCCCAACTGTACACGGCCCTCGAGCGCCTTCCGCTCAAGGTGGTCAATGCATCGCCAGGTTTCATTAACCTTTGCGATGCCCTGAACGGGTGGCAATTGGTGCGCGAGTTAAAGCGGGCCCTGGGGCTACCCGCTGCCACCAGCTTCAAGCACGTGTCACCGGCCGGTGCTGCCGTCGGCGTTCCATTGACGGTCGAGCAGGCGAAGCTCTGCATGGTAGACGATATGCTGGACAGTCTGACACCGCTCGCCACGGCTTACGCACGTGCCCGCGGTGCCGATCGGATGTCATCGTTCGGTGACTTTGTTGCCCTGTCCGATACCTGCGATCTGGCCACGGCAAAGATCATATCGCGCGAAGTGTCCGATGGTATCATTGCGCCCGGTTACACCGAAGAAGCGCTCGAGGTActgcgcaagaagaagaacggtTCGTACTGTGTGCTGCAGATCGATCCCACGTACGAACCGGGCCCGGTTGAGCGCAAAACGCTGTTCGGTTTGCAGCTGGAGCAACGCCGCAACGATGCGGACATCGGTAAAGCCCTGTTCACGAACATTGTGTCGAAGAGCAAAACGCTACCGGAGGGTGCGCTGCGCGATCTGATTGTGGCCACGATCGCACTCAAGTACACGCAAAGTAACTCGGTCTGCTACGCCAAGGATGGGCAGGTGGTCGGTATTGGGGCCGGACAGCAGTCGCGCATCCACTGTACCCGGCTTGCCGGTGATAAGGTGGACAACTGGTGGTTGCGGCAGCATCCGCGCGTTGCCTCGATGCAATTCCGGAAGGGGGTGAAGCGGGCGGAAATCTCGAATGCGATCGACAACTACGTCAACGGGACGGTCGGGAAGGACATGCCGGTGGCACAGTTCGAGGCGATGCTCGAGAAGGTACCGGCAGCGCTGACGCAggatgatcgtgatcggtggAACCGCGAGCTGAAGGGTGTTTCGATTGGTTCGGATGCGTTCTTCCCATTCCGTGATAACGTCGATCGAGCGGTGCTGAGTGGCGTTTCGTATATTGCTGCACCGGCCGGTTCGACCAACGATGCGGGGGTCATTGATGCCTGCAACGAACATGGCATCGTCATGGTGCACACCAACTTGCGGCTGTTCCATCACTAA
- the LOC126569808 gene encoding replication protein A 70 kDa DNA-binding subunit, with amino-acid sequence MSSYGLTEGFLMEMMKGNEMESPVLQVIGSKRIASSGEQSERFRLLISDGKSLYSYAMLATQLNDMQRQGKLSEYTIIRIDRYTTSVVNRNEKGEKRVLIIVELTVLKDGALVGKKIGDPQSMADVTASQTQNSGSGSGANSYEKPAASSRPSETSGLHSTYGSKGSAGGSNGATANVSLGDNLTHPISSLSPYQNKWVIKARVMSKSGIRTWSNAKGEGKLFSMDVMDESGEIRVTAFKEQCDRYYDMIEVDKVYFISKCQLKPANKQYSNLKNDYEMTMTNDTIVQECKDADGSMPEIQYNFVPIAQIANLEPNATVDVIGVCKEASEVVQFTAKTSGRELRKREATLVDSSNAAVQLTLWGDDAQNFPASSNPVVLVRGARVSEFGGGKSLGLIGGSVMKLNPDMEAAHRVRGWFENGGRDASLASVSARTGAGAGAGLNTEWLTFREATDRSLGAGDKPDYFQVKAMIHTIKSQNAVYKACPQADCNKKVIDQDNGLYRCEKCNAEFPNFKYRLLVNMLIGDWTSNRWVTMFTELAEEVFGKSSQEIGSMLEYQGEEAEKLFTSMCFKSFVFKLRTKLEFYNEQARNKTTAVSAAPVNHKEYNALLIKSIQEMTGVGKN; translated from the exons ATGTCCTCGTACGGGCTTACGGAGGGATTTCTGATG GAAATGATGAAGGGCAACGAGATGGAGAGCCCGGTTCTGCAGGTGATCGGTTCGAAGCGCATCGCAAGCAGTGGGGAACAGTCGGAACGCTTCCGGCTGCTGATTTCCGATGGCAAATCCCTGTACAGCTACGCTATGCTGGCCACGCAGCTGAACGATATGCAGCGGCAGGGCAAACTGTCGGAATACACGATCATACGCATCGATCGGTATACAACGTCGGTGGTTAATCGAAacgagaagggagagaaaCGAGTGTTGATCATCGTCGAGCTAACCGTGCTGAAGGATGGTGCCCTGGTGGGCAAAAAGATAGGCGACCCACAATCGATGGCTGACGTGACGGCCTCACAGACACAGAACTCCGGTAGTGGCTCCGGTGCGAATAGCTATGAGAAACCGGCGGCTTCCAGCCGACCCTCGGAGACCAGCGGACTCCACAGCACGTACGGTTCGAAGGGTTCCGCGGGCGGATCTAACGGTGCGACTGCCAATGTTTCCCTCGGCGACAACCTCACGCATCCCATCTCGTCGCTGAGTCCGTACCAAAACAAGTGGGTCATAAAGGCGCGCGTAATGTCCAAATCGGGCATTCGCACCTGGAGCAACGCCAAGGGTGAAGGAAAGCTGTTCAGCATGGACGTGATGGATGAGTCGGGCGAGATCCGGGTGACGGCATTCAAGGAGCAGTGCGATCGATACTACGACATGATCGAGGTGGACAAAGTGTACTTCATCTCCAAGTGCCAGCTAAAGCCAGCCAACAAGCAGTACTCGAACCTGAAGAATGACTacgagatgacgatgacgaacgaTACGATTGTGCAGGAGTGCAAAGATGCGGACGGGTCGATGCCGGAGATCCAGTACAACTTCGTGCCGATCGCCCAGATCGCCAACCTGGAACCGAATGCAACCGTCGACGTGATCGGCGTGTGCaaggaagcgagcgaggtggTCCAGTTTACGGCCAAAACGTCGGGCCGAGAGCTGCGTAAGCGTGAGGCCACCCTGGTGGATTCCAGCAACGCGGCGGTACAGCTCACGCTGTGGGGTGACGATGCACAAAACTTCCCGGCCAGCAGcaatccggtggtgctggtgcgcggtGCACGAGTGTCCGAgttcggtggtggcaaaaGCCTGGGCCTTATCGGTGGCAGCGTCATGAAGCTGAATCCCGACATGGAGGCAGCACACCGGGTACGCGGTTGGTTCGAGAACGGTGGGCGAGATGCATCGCTGGCCAGTGTATCGGCGcggaccggtgccggtgctggtgccgggcTCAACACCGAGTGGCTGACGTTCCGCGAGGCAACCGATCGCAGTTTGGGTGCCGGAGACAAACCGGACTACTTCCAGGTGAAGGCCATGATACACACGATCAAGTCCCAGAATGCCGTGTACAAGGCGTGCCCGCAAGCCGACTGCAACAAGAAGGTAATCGATCAGGACAATGGATTGTACCGGTGCGAAAAGTGTAACGCCGAGTTCCCGAACTTCAAGTACCGGCTGCTGGTGAAT ATGCTGATCGGTGATTGGACCTCCAACCGCTGGGTAACGATGTTCACCGAGCTCGCGGAGGAAGTGTTTGGTAAATCGTCGCAGGAAATTGGCAGCATGCTCGAGTACCAGGGCGAAGAGGCGGAGAAACTGTTTACCTCCATGTGCTTCAAGTCGTTTGTCTTCAAGCTGCGCACGAAGCTGGAGTTCTACAACGAGCAGGCACGCAACAAAACGACGGCCGTCAGTGCGGCACCGGTGAACCACAAGGAGTACAACGCGCTGCTGATCAAGAGCATCCAGGAGATGACGGGCGTAGGCAAGAACTAA
- the LOC126569819 gene encoding phosphoglycerate mutase 2, whose product MAAKYRIVMVRHGESEWNQKNLFCGWFDANLSDKGKEEALAAGKAVKEAGLKFDIAHTSLLTRAQVTLDSILKESGQTAIPIQKTWRLNERHYGGLTGLNKSETAAKYGEEQVLIWRRSFDVPPPNMEPDHAYYDAIVKDERYKDDPKPTEFPMAESLKLTIARTLPYWNDVVIPQLKEGKNIIIAAHGNSLRGIVKHLDQMTDEAIMGLNLPTGIPFVYELDENLKPVVSMKFLGDEETVRKAIESVANQGKAK is encoded by the exons ATGGCTGCAAAGTACCGGATTGTGATGGTGCGCCACGGTGAATCCGAGTGGAACCAGAAGAACCTGTTTTGCGGATGGTTCGATGCGAACTTGAGCGATAAGG GCAAGGAAGAGGCACTGGCCGCTGGCAAGGCGGTGAAGGAAGCCGGCCTAAAGTTCGACATCGCGCACACGTCGCTGCTGACCCGGGCGCAAGTTACGCTGGACTCGATCCTGAAGGAATCGGGCCAGACCGCTATTCCCATCCAGAAGACTTGGCGTCTCAATGAGCGCCACTACGGTGGGCTGACCGGGCTGAACAAATCGGAAACGGCCGCCAAGTACGGCGAGGAACAGGTGCTGATCTGGCGCCGTAGTTTCGATGTGCCGCCCCCGAACATGGAACCGGACCATGCCTACTACGATGCGATCGTGAAGGATGAGCGCTACAAGGATGACCCGAAACCCACCGAGTTCCCGATGGCCGAATCGCTGAAACTGACGATTGCCCGTACGCTACCGTACTGGAACGACGTGGTCATCCCGCAGCTGAAGGAGGGGAAGAACATTATCATCGCCGCTCACGGCAACAGCCTGCGTGGTATCGTGAAGCATTTGGACCAGATGACCGATGAAGCCATCATGGGGCTTAATCTGCCCACCGGCATCCCGTTTGTCTACGAGCTGGACGAAAACCTGAAGCCGGTCGTTTCGATGAAGTTCTTGGGCGACGAGGAGACCGTTCGCAAAGCGATCGAATCCGTCGCCAACCAGGGAAAGGCAAAGTAA